In Nasonia vitripennis strain AsymCx chromosome 2, Nvit_psr_1.1, whole genome shotgun sequence, a genomic segment contains:
- the LOC100118474 gene encoding AP2-associated protein kinase 1 isoform X2: MKKLFSKIDNTAAKETNSYLGKVFVVGRHTVTVEEVLAEGGFAIVFLVKSSGGRYALKRMYVNNDHDLNVCKREIQIASNLSGHKNIIGYVDSSITHTGGGVHELLLLMPYCKSQVLQMMNNRLQTGFTEPEVLQIFCDTCEAVSRLHHCQTPIVHRDLKVENILLSDSGHYVLCDFGSATGKVLNPSVHGASIVEEEIKKYTTLSYRAPEMVDMYCGKPITTKADIWALGCLLYKLCFFTLPFGESTLAIQSGNFTIPDNSRYSKSLHCLIRYMLEPDPDIRPDIYQVSAVAFQIAGKENPVQNLHKVTTPTIEGLPCPPLESECIKRSSSVKIPKTTTVTTVEGTSVTPRQRPKGQGVTTGPISLSGQIVSQISGQGNQLHPQSPASNSVSYVQVNQQITPINTPQAFLQPIPGNSQQNLQSSFAQVPPHIPSPSQTTPFGQPQGQQLFNQSQSPMTSHSPLAQQSPVTVPDKNLYYFDSRQHDPRTPVAPGNDDNLEALFPPSGYPDPFKDDGRSLPGPTSAKIPPPVAPKPNASKIPQKLITPTSGTAPSTKFPPPSQLPINLSQNLAPPVLPKPVNKTESLSQNISSSTSPPESPTLSSSASRHRRNVSDTSAFNKNVNTYRVFANETSQFLAPYEASVKPRTEDVSPPEVPTDIKLGIGASASHGELSSISGAENRSLSADIAAWNPFEDMQPFSQLTEDHIFGAEFDKIRRGSNSSIGGVKSRESLVMSYTEVPKDPFESAPFSLPTGKKSKIGTKAAAIAGGPAPSTSQPDPSPPPPPPAAVPVLQPRAKVYSTTTLQWSPETNNGGEATNVDDEASLIASAASPVSPPFVRAPIEDRSKYEKLAFNADEVSSDSDKEKLTGGEERTKKKRRRVKAVLDRARKKVVEQQKLGPHHQQQQQQRTAQSGLNNGVKSYDSDDSIGSASDLKAMNDEDGQADRDYEDDGDYDDELDEDDRDKIDETISESVRTCGSSAYHAECESVATHEEPEQHRMRRLKRHHNQQVHQQQQQKLAIIDADPVVGHQYGEQPLLLDDELDPESKPEQTRGDPFVKHQYKLKPLMMNNDSSSDEDEKPELTRAPLKNGLWKVEEDVFAMAPFPRSNSSRKSSAAGSRDERNRSSSRTDTPNNQQQQRTSTPVTASSPIISGTLVDIGNDNEEQTQQPQQPPMYQFVVPAKPVTPPRKMSFQLEDCKEKDLFGSSPFDSSGFNNPFDSMSSYAAPEIPVSKAQVTAVTIVSSPDQYNSQQQIYFPAMSPTVKSASKFGVVTVNSAVHNKISIPPPAPLGVATTIVPNATMRNEEPKDLFGSIPFDEITSLAPSSLAQQQQRPTSLPLTQSPTFVDKALGTILSSSAQSAHSAQLPPICNPNYGIPAPRITRLETLSPDVDMIETSPMSPEPLVAQDSPKHKKHHHDKSSKHQDKSKYHLINDNRSDSINVLPSKLSHKSGKGLTKKMPKSSKKSAAVTAGFSNMSFEDFPSDENNDDGLRHVGTTRAAYEVIREPEKRFGSLKRRSNPFT; this comes from the exons ATGAAGAAACTCTTCTCCAAGATCGACAACACCGCCGCCAAGGAGACCAACAGCTACCTGGGCAAGGTCTTCGTCGTCGGCCGGCACACCGTCACCGTTGAGGAAGTCCTGGCCGAAG GAGGATTTGCCATAGTCTTCCTAGTCAAATCTTCAGGTGGTCGTTATGCATTAAAGCGCATGTATGTCAACAACGATCACGATCTCAATGTTTGTAAAAGGGAAATACAAATTGCA agTAACTTGAGTGGACATAAAAACATTATAGGATATGTAGACAGCAGTATTACACATACAGGAGGAGGAGTTCATGAGCTCCTCCTCCTGATGCCTTATTGTAAATCGCAAGTTCTTCAGATGATGAACAACAG GTTACAAACAGGATTCACGGAACCAGAAGTGCTTCAAATATTTTGTGACACGTGTGAAGCTGTATCTCGATTGCACCACTGTCAGACACCTATTGTTCACAGGGATTTAAAA GTAGAGAATATCTTATTATCTGATTCAGGACATTATGTTTTATGTGATTTTGGCTCAGCAACAGGAAAAGTTTTAAATCCTAGTGTTCATGGAGCATCTATTGtagaagaagaaataaaaaagtatacaaCACTTAGTTATAGAGCTCCAGAAATGGTTGACATGTATTGTGGTAAACCTATTACAACAAAAGCAGATATCTgg gcTCTGGGCTGTTTGTTGTACAAGTTGTGCTTTTTCACTTTGCCTTTTGGAGAAAGTACTCTGGCTATTCAATCTGGAAACTTCACTATACCTGATAATTCAAG aTACAGCAAGTCTCTTCATTGTTTGATTCGTTATATGCTGGAACCTGATCCTGACATTCGTCCCGATATATATCAAGTGTCGGCGGTCGCATTTCAGATTGCGGGTAAAGAAAATCCTGTTCAAAATTTACAT AAAGTTACTACTCCTACGATAGAGGGTTTGCCATGTCCACCTTTGGAGTCAGAATGTATAAAGCGGTCGTCATCTGTGAAAATCCCAAAGACCACGACAGTAACCACTGTCGAAGGCACGTCAGTGACACCCAGGCAAAGACCAAAAGGTCAGGGTGTCACTACCGGACCCATTAGTTTGAGCGGTCAGATAGTCAGCCAGATATCCGGCCAGGGAAATCAGCTGCATCCGCAAAGTCCGGCGAGTAATTCGGTCTCCTATGTGCAGGTCAATCAGCAAATCACTCCTATCAATACTCCCCAAGCTTTTTTGCAGCCAATACCTGGTAATAGTCAGCAAAACCTGCAGTCATCCTTTGCTCAAGTGCCACCACACATTCCTTCACCCAGTCAAACAACTCCCTTTGGGCAACCACAGGGACAGCAGTTATTCAATCAATCGCAGAGTCCTATGACAAGTCATTCTCCGCTAGCTCAGCAATCGCCTGTCACAGTGCCAGACAAGAACCTTTATTACTTTGATTCAAGGCAGCACGATCCGAGAACACCGGTAGCTCCAGGAAACGATGATAATTTAGAAGCTTTATTCCCTCCCTCCG GTTATCCCGACCCATTCAAAGATGACGGTCGTTCCCTACCGGGCCCAACTTCTGCTAAAATCCCACCGCCGGTTGCTCCAAAACCCAATGCCTCAAAGATTCCGCAAAAACTGATCACGCCGACGAGTGGTACTGCTCCATCAACGAAATTCCCACCGCCTTCGCAGCTACCTATTAATTTGAGCCAAAATTTGGCTCCACCAGTGTTGCCAAAGCCCGTCAATAAAACGGAAAGTCTTAGTCAGAACATAAGTTCAAGCACCTCACCCCCGGAGAGTCCAACGTTGAGCTCCTCTGCTTCGAGGCATAGGCGGAACGTCAGCGATACGAGTGCATTCAATAA AAACGTCAATACTTACAGAGTTTTTGCGAACGAGACGTCTCAGTTCCTAGCACCCTACGAAGCGTCTGTCAAGCCTCGCACTGAGGATGTTTCGCCTCCAGAAGTACCCACGGATATCAAACTCGGAATCGGTGCAAGCGCGTCGCAT GGAGAATTATCGAGCATATCGGGAGCGGAAAATCGATCACTGAGCGCGGATATCGCGGCTTGGAACCCCTTTGAGGACATGCAGCCGTTCAGTCAGCTCACCGAGGACCACATCTTTGGTGCGGAATTTGATAAGATACGAAGAGGAAGCAACAGCAGCATTGGCGGCGTCAAGAGTCGCGAGAGTTTGGTCATGAGCTATACAGAAGTACCGAAGGATCCGTTTGAGTCGGCTCCTTTCAGTCTGCCTA caGGCAAAAAGAGCAAAATCGGAACAAAGGCTGCAGCTATTGCTGGAG GTCCAGCACCATCGACCAGTCAACCAGATCCATCGCCACCACCTCCGCCACCAGCAGCAGTACCAGTGCTGCAGCCCCGAGCCAAAGTCTACTCCACGACGACGTTGCAGTGGAGCCCGGAGACCAACAACGGAGGCGAAGCTACGAACGTCGACGACGAGGCATCCCTCATCGCCTCGGCCGCCAGCCCTGTGTCCCCGCCCTTCGTTCGTGCCCCTATCGAGGACCGATCCAAGTACGAAAAGCTGGCCTTCAACGCCGACGAGGTCTCCAGCGACAGCGACAAAGAGAAACTCACCGGCGGCGAGGAGAGGACGAAGAAGAAGCGCCGCAGGGTCAAGGCTGTTCTTGACCGCGCCCGTAAGAAGGTCGTCGAGCAGCAGAAGCTGGGACCCCATcatcaacaacagcagcagcaacgaacGGCTCAGTCCGGACTCAACAACGGGGTGAAGAGCTACGATTCTGACGACAGCATCGGTTCGGCTAGTGATCTGAAGGCCATGAACGACGAGGACGGACAGGCCGACAGGGACTACGAGGACGACGGGGACTACGACGACGAGCTGGACGAGGACGATAGAGACAAGATCGACGAGACCATCTCCGAGAGCGTGCGCACCTGCGGCAGCTCGGCCTATCACGCCGAGTGCGAGAGCGTAGCGACGCACGAGGAACCCGAGCAGCACAGGATGAGGAGGTTGAAGAGACATCATAACCAGCAGgtgcaccagcagcagcaacagaagCTAGCGATCATCGATGCCGATCCGGTGGTGGGCCATCAGTACGGAGAACAGCCTCTGCTGCTGGATGACGAGTTGGACCCCGAGTCCAAGCCGGAACAGACACGAGGAGATCCTTTCGTCAAGCACCAGTACAAGCTGAAGCCGCTGATGATGAATAACGACAGCTCGTCGGACGAAGACGAGAAGCCAGAGCTTACTAGGGCGCCGCTGAAGAATGGGCTGTGGAAAGTGGAAGAGGACGTCTTTGCTATGGCGCCGTTTCCTCGGTCCAACAGTTCCAGGAAGAGCAGTGCCGCTGGAAGCAGAGACGAGAGGAACAGATCCAGCAGCCGGACGGACACGCCGAACaaccaacagcagcagcgaacgTCCACCCCGGTCACGGCAAGCTCGCCAATCATCTCTGGCACGCTCGTGGATATCGGCAATGACAACGAGGAGCAGACACAGCAGCCACAGCAGCCGCCGATGTATCAGTTTGTAGTGCCAGCCAAGCCCGTAACTCCGCCCAGAAAAATGAGCTTCCAGCTGGAAGACTGCAAGGAGAAGGACCTCTTTGGATCTTCGCCTTTCGACTCCAGTGGCTTTAACAATCCGTTCGACAGCATGTCTAGCTACGCGGCTCCAGAGATACCGGTGAGCAAAGCTCAGGTAACGGCAGTGACCATTGTATCTTCGCCAGATCAGTACAACTCCCAGCAGCAGATTTACTTCCCGGCGATGTCGCCCACGGTCAAGTCAGCCTCGAAGTTCGGTGTTGTCACGGTTAACTCCGCAGTGCACAACAAAATCTCGATACCGCCACCGGCACCTCTGGGAGTGGCGACGACGATAGTGCCGAACGCGACGATGCGAAATGAAGAGCCCAAGGATCTGTTTGGTTCCATCCCCTTCGACGAGATAACTTCTCTGGCGCCGAGCAGCCtcgctcagcagcagcagaggccGACCTCTCTGCCGCTCACTCAGTCGCCGACTTTCGTCGACAAGGCTCTGGGCACGATTCTGTCGAGCAGTGCCCAGTCAGCTCACTCTGCCCAGCTACCGCCCATCTGCAATCCGAATTACGGCATACCTGCACCTAGAATCACAAGGCTGGAGACACTGTCCCCCGATGTAGATATGATCGAGACCTCGCCCATGTCACCGGAACCTCTTGTAGCCCAAGACTCGCCGAAGCATAAGAAGCACCATCACGATAAGTCGTCGAAACACCAGGACAAGTCCAAGTATCACCTGATCAACGACAATCGAAGCGACAGCATCAATGTGCTGCCGAGCAAACTGTCGCATAAGTCTGGCAAAGGCTTGACCAAAAAGATGCCGAAGAGCAGCAAGAAATCGGCTGCCGTCACCGCGGGCTTCAGCAACATGAGCTTCGAGGACTTTCCCAGTGACGAGAACAACGATGACGGCTTGAGACACGTCGGCACGACCCGGGCCGCGTACGAGGTCATTCGTGAACCCGAAAAGAGATTCGGTTCGCTCAAGAGGAGGAGTAACCCATTCACCTGA
- the LOC100118474 gene encoding AP2-associated protein kinase 1 isoform X1 — translation MKKLFSKIDNTAAKETNSYLGKVFVVGRHTVTVEEVLAEGGFAIVFLVKSSGGRYALKRMYVNNDHDLNVCKREIQIASNLSGHKNIIGYVDSSITHTGGGVHELLLLMPYCKSQVLQMMNNRLQTGFTEPEVLQIFCDTCEAVSRLHHCQTPIVHRDLKVENILLSDSGHYVLCDFGSATGKVLNPSVHGASIVEEEIKKYTTLSYRAPEMVDMYCGKPITTKADIWALGCLLYKLCFFTLPFGESTLAIQSGNFTIPDNSRYSKSLHCLIRYMLEPDPDIRPDIYQVSAVAFQIAGKENPVQNLHKVTTPTIEGLPCPPLESECIKRSSSVKIPKTTTVTTVEGTSVTPRQRPKGQGVTTGPISLSGQIVSQISGQGNQLHPQSPASNSVSYVQVNQQITPINTPQAFLQPIPGNSQQNLQSSFAQVPPHIPSPSQTTPFGQPQGQQLFNQSQSPMTSHSPLAQQSPVTVPDKNLYYFDSRQHDPRTPVAPGNDDNLEALFPPSGYPDPFKDDGRSLPGPTSAKIPPPVAPKPNASKIPQKLITPTSGTAPSTKFPPPSQLPINLSQNLAPPVLPKPVNKTESLSQNISSSTSPPESPTLSSSASRHRRNVSDTSAFNKNVNTYRVFANETSQFLAPYEASVKPRTEDVSPPEVPTDIKLGIGASASHVRVGELSSISGAENRSLSADIAAWNPFEDMQPFSQLTEDHIFGAEFDKIRRGSNSSIGGVKSRESLVMSYTEVPKDPFESAPFSLPTGKKSKIGTKAAAIAGGPAPSTSQPDPSPPPPPPAAVPVLQPRAKVYSTTTLQWSPETNNGGEATNVDDEASLIASAASPVSPPFVRAPIEDRSKYEKLAFNADEVSSDSDKEKLTGGEERTKKKRRRVKAVLDRARKKVVEQQKLGPHHQQQQQQRTAQSGLNNGVKSYDSDDSIGSASDLKAMNDEDGQADRDYEDDGDYDDELDEDDRDKIDETISESVRTCGSSAYHAECESVATHEEPEQHRMRRLKRHHNQQVHQQQQQKLAIIDADPVVGHQYGEQPLLLDDELDPESKPEQTRGDPFVKHQYKLKPLMMNNDSSSDEDEKPELTRAPLKNGLWKVEEDVFAMAPFPRSNSSRKSSAAGSRDERNRSSSRTDTPNNQQQQRTSTPVTASSPIISGTLVDIGNDNEEQTQQPQQPPMYQFVVPAKPVTPPRKMSFQLEDCKEKDLFGSSPFDSSGFNNPFDSMSSYAAPEIPVSKAQVTAVTIVSSPDQYNSQQQIYFPAMSPTVKSASKFGVVTVNSAVHNKISIPPPAPLGVATTIVPNATMRNEEPKDLFGSIPFDEITSLAPSSLAQQQQRPTSLPLTQSPTFVDKALGTILSSSAQSAHSAQLPPICNPNYGIPAPRITRLETLSPDVDMIETSPMSPEPLVAQDSPKHKKHHHDKSSKHQDKSKYHLINDNRSDSINVLPSKLSHKSGKGLTKKMPKSSKKSAAVTAGFSNMSFEDFPSDENNDDGLRHVGTTRAAYEVIREPEKRFGSLKRRSNPFT, via the exons ATGAAGAAACTCTTCTCCAAGATCGACAACACCGCCGCCAAGGAGACCAACAGCTACCTGGGCAAGGTCTTCGTCGTCGGCCGGCACACCGTCACCGTTGAGGAAGTCCTGGCCGAAG GAGGATTTGCCATAGTCTTCCTAGTCAAATCTTCAGGTGGTCGTTATGCATTAAAGCGCATGTATGTCAACAACGATCACGATCTCAATGTTTGTAAAAGGGAAATACAAATTGCA agTAACTTGAGTGGACATAAAAACATTATAGGATATGTAGACAGCAGTATTACACATACAGGAGGAGGAGTTCATGAGCTCCTCCTCCTGATGCCTTATTGTAAATCGCAAGTTCTTCAGATGATGAACAACAG GTTACAAACAGGATTCACGGAACCAGAAGTGCTTCAAATATTTTGTGACACGTGTGAAGCTGTATCTCGATTGCACCACTGTCAGACACCTATTGTTCACAGGGATTTAAAA GTAGAGAATATCTTATTATCTGATTCAGGACATTATGTTTTATGTGATTTTGGCTCAGCAACAGGAAAAGTTTTAAATCCTAGTGTTCATGGAGCATCTATTGtagaagaagaaataaaaaagtatacaaCACTTAGTTATAGAGCTCCAGAAATGGTTGACATGTATTGTGGTAAACCTATTACAACAAAAGCAGATATCTgg gcTCTGGGCTGTTTGTTGTACAAGTTGTGCTTTTTCACTTTGCCTTTTGGAGAAAGTACTCTGGCTATTCAATCTGGAAACTTCACTATACCTGATAATTCAAG aTACAGCAAGTCTCTTCATTGTTTGATTCGTTATATGCTGGAACCTGATCCTGACATTCGTCCCGATATATATCAAGTGTCGGCGGTCGCATTTCAGATTGCGGGTAAAGAAAATCCTGTTCAAAATTTACAT AAAGTTACTACTCCTACGATAGAGGGTTTGCCATGTCCACCTTTGGAGTCAGAATGTATAAAGCGGTCGTCATCTGTGAAAATCCCAAAGACCACGACAGTAACCACTGTCGAAGGCACGTCAGTGACACCCAGGCAAAGACCAAAAGGTCAGGGTGTCACTACCGGACCCATTAGTTTGAGCGGTCAGATAGTCAGCCAGATATCCGGCCAGGGAAATCAGCTGCATCCGCAAAGTCCGGCGAGTAATTCGGTCTCCTATGTGCAGGTCAATCAGCAAATCACTCCTATCAATACTCCCCAAGCTTTTTTGCAGCCAATACCTGGTAATAGTCAGCAAAACCTGCAGTCATCCTTTGCTCAAGTGCCACCACACATTCCTTCACCCAGTCAAACAACTCCCTTTGGGCAACCACAGGGACAGCAGTTATTCAATCAATCGCAGAGTCCTATGACAAGTCATTCTCCGCTAGCTCAGCAATCGCCTGTCACAGTGCCAGACAAGAACCTTTATTACTTTGATTCAAGGCAGCACGATCCGAGAACACCGGTAGCTCCAGGAAACGATGATAATTTAGAAGCTTTATTCCCTCCCTCCG GTTATCCCGACCCATTCAAAGATGACGGTCGTTCCCTACCGGGCCCAACTTCTGCTAAAATCCCACCGCCGGTTGCTCCAAAACCCAATGCCTCAAAGATTCCGCAAAAACTGATCACGCCGACGAGTGGTACTGCTCCATCAACGAAATTCCCACCGCCTTCGCAGCTACCTATTAATTTGAGCCAAAATTTGGCTCCACCAGTGTTGCCAAAGCCCGTCAATAAAACGGAAAGTCTTAGTCAGAACATAAGTTCAAGCACCTCACCCCCGGAGAGTCCAACGTTGAGCTCCTCTGCTTCGAGGCATAGGCGGAACGTCAGCGATACGAGTGCATTCAATAA AAACGTCAATACTTACAGAGTTTTTGCGAACGAGACGTCTCAGTTCCTAGCACCCTACGAAGCGTCTGTCAAGCCTCGCACTGAGGATGTTTCGCCTCCAGAAGTACCCACGGATATCAAACTCGGAATCGGTGCAAGCGCGTCGCATGTACGTGTT GGAGAATTATCGAGCATATCGGGAGCGGAAAATCGATCACTGAGCGCGGATATCGCGGCTTGGAACCCCTTTGAGGACATGCAGCCGTTCAGTCAGCTCACCGAGGACCACATCTTTGGTGCGGAATTTGATAAGATACGAAGAGGAAGCAACAGCAGCATTGGCGGCGTCAAGAGTCGCGAGAGTTTGGTCATGAGCTATACAGAAGTACCGAAGGATCCGTTTGAGTCGGCTCCTTTCAGTCTGCCTA caGGCAAAAAGAGCAAAATCGGAACAAAGGCTGCAGCTATTGCTGGAG GTCCAGCACCATCGACCAGTCAACCAGATCCATCGCCACCACCTCCGCCACCAGCAGCAGTACCAGTGCTGCAGCCCCGAGCCAAAGTCTACTCCACGACGACGTTGCAGTGGAGCCCGGAGACCAACAACGGAGGCGAAGCTACGAACGTCGACGACGAGGCATCCCTCATCGCCTCGGCCGCCAGCCCTGTGTCCCCGCCCTTCGTTCGTGCCCCTATCGAGGACCGATCCAAGTACGAAAAGCTGGCCTTCAACGCCGACGAGGTCTCCAGCGACAGCGACAAAGAGAAACTCACCGGCGGCGAGGAGAGGACGAAGAAGAAGCGCCGCAGGGTCAAGGCTGTTCTTGACCGCGCCCGTAAGAAGGTCGTCGAGCAGCAGAAGCTGGGACCCCATcatcaacaacagcagcagcaacgaacGGCTCAGTCCGGACTCAACAACGGGGTGAAGAGCTACGATTCTGACGACAGCATCGGTTCGGCTAGTGATCTGAAGGCCATGAACGACGAGGACGGACAGGCCGACAGGGACTACGAGGACGACGGGGACTACGACGACGAGCTGGACGAGGACGATAGAGACAAGATCGACGAGACCATCTCCGAGAGCGTGCGCACCTGCGGCAGCTCGGCCTATCACGCCGAGTGCGAGAGCGTAGCGACGCACGAGGAACCCGAGCAGCACAGGATGAGGAGGTTGAAGAGACATCATAACCAGCAGgtgcaccagcagcagcaacagaagCTAGCGATCATCGATGCCGATCCGGTGGTGGGCCATCAGTACGGAGAACAGCCTCTGCTGCTGGATGACGAGTTGGACCCCGAGTCCAAGCCGGAACAGACACGAGGAGATCCTTTCGTCAAGCACCAGTACAAGCTGAAGCCGCTGATGATGAATAACGACAGCTCGTCGGACGAAGACGAGAAGCCAGAGCTTACTAGGGCGCCGCTGAAGAATGGGCTGTGGAAAGTGGAAGAGGACGTCTTTGCTATGGCGCCGTTTCCTCGGTCCAACAGTTCCAGGAAGAGCAGTGCCGCTGGAAGCAGAGACGAGAGGAACAGATCCAGCAGCCGGACGGACACGCCGAACaaccaacagcagcagcgaacgTCCACCCCGGTCACGGCAAGCTCGCCAATCATCTCTGGCACGCTCGTGGATATCGGCAATGACAACGAGGAGCAGACACAGCAGCCACAGCAGCCGCCGATGTATCAGTTTGTAGTGCCAGCCAAGCCCGTAACTCCGCCCAGAAAAATGAGCTTCCAGCTGGAAGACTGCAAGGAGAAGGACCTCTTTGGATCTTCGCCTTTCGACTCCAGTGGCTTTAACAATCCGTTCGACAGCATGTCTAGCTACGCGGCTCCAGAGATACCGGTGAGCAAAGCTCAGGTAACGGCAGTGACCATTGTATCTTCGCCAGATCAGTACAACTCCCAGCAGCAGATTTACTTCCCGGCGATGTCGCCCACGGTCAAGTCAGCCTCGAAGTTCGGTGTTGTCACGGTTAACTCCGCAGTGCACAACAAAATCTCGATACCGCCACCGGCACCTCTGGGAGTGGCGACGACGATAGTGCCGAACGCGACGATGCGAAATGAAGAGCCCAAGGATCTGTTTGGTTCCATCCCCTTCGACGAGATAACTTCTCTGGCGCCGAGCAGCCtcgctcagcagcagcagaggccGACCTCTCTGCCGCTCACTCAGTCGCCGACTTTCGTCGACAAGGCTCTGGGCACGATTCTGTCGAGCAGTGCCCAGTCAGCTCACTCTGCCCAGCTACCGCCCATCTGCAATCCGAATTACGGCATACCTGCACCTAGAATCACAAGGCTGGAGACACTGTCCCCCGATGTAGATATGATCGAGACCTCGCCCATGTCACCGGAACCTCTTGTAGCCCAAGACTCGCCGAAGCATAAGAAGCACCATCACGATAAGTCGTCGAAACACCAGGACAAGTCCAAGTATCACCTGATCAACGACAATCGAAGCGACAGCATCAATGTGCTGCCGAGCAAACTGTCGCATAAGTCTGGCAAAGGCTTGACCAAAAAGATGCCGAAGAGCAGCAAGAAATCGGCTGCCGTCACCGCGGGCTTCAGCAACATGAGCTTCGAGGACTTTCCCAGTGACGAGAACAACGATGACGGCTTGAGACACGTCGGCACGACCCGGGCCGCGTACGAGGTCATTCGTGAACCCGAAAAGAGATTCGGTTCGCTCAAGAGGAGGAGTAACCCATTCACCTGA